A single Deltaproteobacteria bacterium DNA region contains:
- a CDS encoding SRPBCC family protein, which produces MNDHTLKLLATYRRTIQASLERIWENVLDWEHLPWLHRKSFAAIQLLEQTPEGWRAQATLRPAEAKREAVITIEMDMPNLRYWSRTVGGQGTGNGVLTCLSPVSQHVTDIKVEFYAPSSLSPDKAKVLGESYLRLYEQLWDEDERMMQHRQRSLDRGWKQGARPDSMPVEQERPRHA; this is translated from the coding sequence ATGAATGACCATACGCTGAAACTTTTAGCGACCTATCGTCGCACGATTCAGGCATCACTGGAACGCATCTGGGAAAACGTGCTCGACTGGGAACACTTACCGTGGCTCCACCGCAAATCGTTTGCCGCGATTCAATTGCTTGAACAAACACCAGAAGGCTGGCGTGCGCAGGCTACGCTTCGTCCCGCGGAGGCGAAACGGGAAGCTGTGATTACGATTGAGATGGATATGCCGAACCTTCGTTATTGGAGCCGTACCGTTGGAGGACAAGGGACTGGTAATGGGGTGCTCACCTGCCTCAGCCCGGTTAGTCAACATGTGACTGATATCAAGGTTGAGTTCTATGCGCCTTCATCTCTCTCGCCAGATAAAGCGAAAGTCTTAGGAGAGTCGTATCTACGTTTGTATGAGCAACTGTGGGATGAAGACGAGCGTATGATGCAGCATCGGCAGCGATCGCTGGATCGTGGATGGAAGCAAGGCGCGCGACCAGACTCAATGCCTGTGGAGCAGGAAAGGCCGCGCCACGCGTAA
- a CDS encoding DUF2071 domain-containing protein — MRQVWHDLVFAHWPVAVEQLRPLIPGGLQIDTYDGQAWIAIVPFRMSGIRPRLLPPVPWLSAFPELNVRTYVSTEDKPGVWFFSLEAANPIAVAIARRWYLLPYFYARMSCQTNSEGVVYSSHRIHRRAPAATFRGHYRPTSGVFQAHKGSLEYWLTERYCLYTVDAQQHIYRGEIDHPPWPLQLAEATIEENTMTTPLDIRLPEGMPLLHFSRHQEVVAWPLSQVSL; from the coding sequence ATGCGGCAAGTCTGGCACGACTTGGTTTTTGCTCACTGGCCGGTGGCAGTAGAACAACTGCGCCCGCTCATTCCTGGTGGGTTACAAATCGATACCTATGACGGGCAGGCGTGGATCGCGATTGTGCCGTTTCGTATGAGTGGTATTCGTCCACGCTTGCTTCCGCCGGTGCCCTGGCTTTCCGCGTTTCCTGAACTGAATGTGAGGACGTATGTGAGTACAGAGGACAAACCCGGCGTCTGGTTTTTTAGCCTCGAAGCGGCAAATCCGATTGCCGTAGCCATTGCGCGTCGTTGGTATCTGTTGCCATACTTTTACGCCCGCATGTCGTGTCAAACGAACAGTGAGGGGGTCGTGTACTCCAGCCACCGTATTCACCGCAGGGCTCCCGCAGCGACATTCCGTGGACACTATCGCCCAACGAGTGGGGTATTTCAGGCACACAAAGGATCTCTCGAATATTGGCTCACGGAACGATACTGCCTGTACACTGTAGACGCGCAACAACACATCTATCGCGGTGAAATTGACCATCCGCCCTGGCCGTTACAACTTGCCGAGGCGACCATTGAGGAGAACACGATGACGACACCACTTGATATTCGGTTGCCTGAGGGAATGCCCTTACTGCATTTCTCTCGTCACCAAGAGGTTGTTGCCTGGCCGCTTTCACAAGTTTCTCTATAG
- a CDS encoding HAD family hydrolase, protein MTQHRTLHLRGTRRLLRAIAFDLDSTLTRPYLDFTRLRKQLSLPEGDILQWLESLAPQQRHNATQIIEAFEQDGVENVTWNDGAQETVETVRAMGLPIAIVTRNSRASLLAVCERLAIVVDQLVAREDAPPKPHPACLHYTAEKLVVPIEQLLMVGDYRHDTDAGQAAGAMTVLLTNGKTPAWTVTADLVIDRLPELLRHIE, encoded by the coding sequence ATGACTCAACACCGCACTCTTCACCTCCGAGGTACGCGGCGCCTATTACGGGCCATCGCCTTTGACCTCGATAGTACGCTTACTCGACCCTATTTAGACTTCACCCGTCTCCGTAAACAGCTCAGTCTGCCAGAAGGAGATATTCTCCAGTGGCTTGAAAGCCTAGCGCCTCAACAGCGACACAACGCAACACAGATTATCGAAGCGTTTGAACAAGATGGCGTCGAGAACGTGACGTGGAATGACGGTGCACAAGAAACCGTAGAGACAGTCCGTGCGATGGGATTGCCAATAGCGATTGTGACACGCAATAGCCGCGCCTCACTACTGGCAGTGTGCGAACGACTTGCAATCGTCGTCGATCAACTCGTCGCACGGGAGGATGCGCCGCCGAAACCGCACCCGGCATGCCTCCATTACACGGCAGAAAAATTGGTCGTCCCTATCGAGCAACTCTTGATGGTCGGAGACTACCGTCATGATACCGATGCTGGTCAAGCCGCAGGAGCGATGACCGTACTCTTAACCAATGGCAAGACCCCTGCGTGGACCGTCACCGCAGACCTGGTTATTGATCGCTTACCAGAACTCCTCAGGCATATCGAATAA
- a CDS encoding aldehyde:ferredoxin oxidoreductase — protein sequence MFTTSTSEVKQPTDYSFRRVTVDLTSGQIRQDLLPCRDLDDFLGGISRSLRFLGDYTVQDAFAPSSPLVMNLGTFSGTELMTGLRTFFSAYSPLKVAKNGRPLAMWSAGSDKFGTKVLATGIDEIVFVGRAAHPVYLLLQKEETGKLRISLEDANDLRGKTTHDKIMTLAGRYEDAHAAAIGPTGEHWQTNYYGAIALSTVNQLRSGDCKPRFAGRGGMGSIMGSKNLLAIVAQAPDVYRGKATPALLEANKEISRGPGSRNYRDPHKGNGLGGTWRNIAGLHPLGALPEMNFWSPGTDQAVALYRKSFAENGHYIVKDEPCFKCGIACHKNVYAAVEEEGKRKPGKFYAKFDYEPLDLLTANLGIYDQHHALEIVELVDQVGLDSISLGVTLGYIMEYNQRHPEQPVIDGLTFGDFHGAYRVIQRLAAGELPEVGHGVKALSEQLGETAYAMHCKGLELPAYLPETNPGYPFAIAGGHMSMRTFLLLVFDGKTDIDYWFNAITEPGRGYYYTRDDVLGLCKFAGTPEKVIEPVFKDFYGLTITREDLVHAVQRANLRGLLLERKQGTTADDYVLPERVYTQNPNVKLPHFITPEFWRELRQRVLTAFDSQITHYGLQ from the coding sequence ATGTTCACAACCAGTACTAGTGAAGTAAAGCAGCCAACTGACTACTCGTTTCGTCGCGTGACGGTTGATTTAACGAGTGGTCAGATTCGGCAAGACCTGCTTCCTTGCCGTGACCTTGATGACTTTCTTGGTGGCATTTCGCGCTCGCTCCGTTTTCTTGGCGATTATACAGTCCAAGATGCGTTTGCGCCGAGTTCACCATTGGTGATGAATCTCGGAACGTTCTCTGGAACTGAACTCATGACCGGGTTACGCACGTTTTTCTCTGCGTACAGCCCGCTAAAGGTAGCAAAGAATGGCCGTCCGCTTGCCATGTGGTCTGCAGGCTCAGATAAGTTCGGCACCAAAGTGCTGGCCACCGGAATCGATGAAATCGTGTTCGTTGGTCGTGCAGCTCATCCCGTGTATTTGCTTCTCCAGAAAGAAGAAACAGGAAAACTGCGAATCTCCTTAGAAGACGCTAATGACCTGCGTGGGAAGACGACGCATGACAAGATCATGACTCTGGCTGGACGGTACGAAGACGCGCACGCCGCCGCCATCGGACCGACCGGTGAACACTGGCAGACAAACTATTACGGCGCCATTGCCCTCAGCACCGTCAATCAACTGCGCTCTGGAGACTGCAAGCCGCGCTTCGCTGGCCGAGGCGGCATGGGCAGCATTATGGGCTCGAAGAACTTGCTCGCAATCGTCGCCCAAGCACCAGATGTCTATCGCGGCAAAGCAACCCCTGCCCTCCTCGAAGCCAATAAAGAAATCAGCCGGGGCCCAGGCTCACGTAATTATCGCGATCCACATAAAGGTAATGGCCTCGGCGGCACCTGGCGTAACATTGCTGGACTTCACCCGCTTGGCGCTCTTCCCGAAATGAACTTCTGGTCACCCGGGACAGACCAGGCGGTTGCCTTGTATCGTAAATCCTTTGCAGAGAACGGTCACTACATCGTCAAAGACGAGCCCTGTTTCAAATGTGGCATTGCCTGCCACAAGAATGTGTACGCTGCCGTAGAAGAGGAAGGCAAACGAAAACCAGGGAAGTTCTACGCAAAGTTTGATTATGAGCCATTGGATTTGCTAACCGCAAATCTTGGTATCTACGACCAGCACCATGCACTCGAGATTGTGGAACTCGTTGATCAGGTAGGCCTCGATTCCATTAGCCTGGGTGTCACTCTGGGTTATATTATGGAATATAACCAGCGTCATCCAGAGCAACCCGTTATCGACGGCCTCACTTTCGGAGACTTTCATGGCGCGTATCGCGTGATTCAGCGCTTGGCGGCAGGGGAACTTCCTGAAGTGGGGCATGGCGTCAAGGCGTTATCTGAACAACTTGGGGAAACAGCCTATGCGATGCACTGCAAAGGATTGGAGTTACCTGCGTATCTCCCAGAGACCAACCCTGGCTACCCATTTGCTATCGCTGGCGGTCACATGTCGATGCGGACCTTCTTGCTGTTGGTATTCGACGGCAAAACAGACATAGACTATTGGTTCAATGCAATTACCGAACCTGGTCGGGGGTACTATTACACTCGCGATGACGTTCTCGGATTGTGTAAGTTTGCTGGTACGCCGGAGAAAGTCATCGAGCCAGTGTTCAAAGACTTTTACGGCTTGACCATCACGCGTGAGGACCTGGTACATGCAGTTCAGCGAGCGAACCTACGCGGCCTGCTGCTCGAACGAAAACAAGGAACAACGGCAGACGATTATGTGTTACCGGAGCGGGTGTATACCCAAAACCCGAACGTGAAACTCCCACATTTCATTACACCCGAGTTCTGGCGAGAATTGCGACAACGGGTACTCACCGCGTTCGACTCGCAAATAACACACTACGGGTTACAATAG